In the Paenibacillus sp. FSL H7-0357 genome, one interval contains:
- a CDS encoding GAF domain-containing protein has translation MTNTVNYQKELDQIRKVLGYDFMSMALAEPAEYDYVIRWKYASGNTNDRFKRIVLQSGRGIAGIVFKTGKPFSLSSVQKHVQPDTLFNYPITKMENLNSIGAVPIWNDARVEGVLLGGFRGEQQVTDEMLHALETVARKGIGDLNGKELLLS, from the coding sequence ATGACAAACACGGTGAATTACCAAAAGGAGCTAGATCAGATCCGCAAGGTTTTAGGTTATGATTTTATGTCAATGGCCCTTGCTGAACCAGCAGAATATGACTATGTGATCCGATGGAAATACGCCTCCGGCAATACGAATGACCGTTTCAAACGGATTGTGCTGCAATCGGGAAGAGGAATTGCGGGAATCGTGTTCAAGACCGGAAAACCGTTTTCACTCTCTTCTGTACAGAAACATGTGCAGCCTGATACCTTGTTTAACTATCCCATTACTAAGATGGAGAATTTGAACAGCATTGGCGCTGTCCCCATATGGAACGATGCCCGCGTCGAAGGTGTACTGCTTGGAGGATTCAGGGGAGAACAGCAGGTAACCGATGAAATGCTGCACGCCTTGGAGACAGTTGCGCGTAAAGGTATTGGAGACTTGAACGGGAAGGAATTGTTGCTGAGTTGA
- a CDS encoding sensor histidine kinase has translation MDLPNLLMTKLFENSMEAMFFFDREGKALAMNPAAENIVDKDILKQLYQGNPQALCGTCRGYTSETELRTCLNCYFNTPDSEDFTSYQVYLETKDKRIVPYAATFHTIDYEQGIRVFMLRDLTRQFKTQEKFYQNKMMKHVIEAQENERKRISRELHDSVAQELMSAVIDLRVLKYMTSDEQLLRKVKQTEVSMTRLLNDIRNLSVELRPAALDDFGLEAAFRSHFKRMEQSYGLVIEYISQLSEKRYESEIETVMYRVCQEAVLNALKYAQVDTVKVSLTEKDGVLRLLVEDEGTGFKLGDEPSGTGLGLFGMQERAELVGGTFNVDSGIGRGTRILLQVPVGFAQGKE, from the coding sequence ATGGATCTGCCGAATCTGTTAATGACGAAGCTGTTTGAGAACAGCATGGAGGCCATGTTCTTTTTTGACCGGGAAGGGAAAGCCCTGGCAATGAATCCGGCTGCAGAGAACATCGTAGACAAGGATATCCTGAAGCAGCTTTATCAGGGAAATCCCCAGGCTCTTTGTGGAACTTGCCGGGGGTATACCAGTGAAACGGAACTGCGAACCTGCCTTAACTGTTATTTCAATACACCGGACTCCGAGGATTTTACATCCTATCAAGTTTACCTGGAAACCAAAGACAAAAGGATCGTTCCTTATGCCGCTACGTTTCATACCATTGATTACGAGCAAGGTATCCGGGTATTTATGCTGAGAGATTTAACCAGACAGTTCAAAACGCAAGAGAAGTTTTATCAGAACAAAATGATGAAACATGTGATAGAAGCGCAGGAGAATGAACGCAAACGGATATCCCGTGAGCTGCATGACAGTGTTGCCCAGGAGTTGATGAGCGCAGTCATTGATCTTCGCGTGCTCAAGTATATGACATCTGACGAGCAGCTGCTGAGGAAAGTAAAGCAGACTGAGGTATCAATGACCCGGCTGCTGAATGATATCCGTAACCTCTCAGTAGAGCTTAGACCTGCGGCACTTGATGATTTCGGATTGGAAGCTGCATTCCGGTCCCACTTCAAACGGATGGAACAAAGCTATGGCCTTGTAATAGAATATATATCTCAGCTTTCAGAGAAGCGCTATGAGAGTGAAATCGAGACCGTCATGTACCGGGTTTGCCAGGAAGCCGTTTTGAACGCGCTAAAGTATGCCCAAGTAGACACGGTCAAAGTTTCTCTTACAGAGAAAGACGGTGTCCTGCGGCTCCTGGTCGAAGATGAAGGAACCGGCTTCAAATTGGGGGACGAACCTAGCGGAACCGGACTTGGCCTCTTTGGCATGCAGGAACGGGCGGAATTGGTAGGCGGTACTTTCAATGTAGATTCAGGTATTGGCAGAGGTACAAGAATCCTTTTACAGGTTCCTGTAGGATTTGCTCAAGGGAAGGAATGA
- the narI gene encoding respiratory nitrate reductase subunit gamma, protein MNMFAQFLWVIFPYICMVVFIGGHIFRYRKDQFNWTAKSSEFIEKKQLKYGSILFHLGIIPVIFGHVGGLAIPKSWMEAIGVNEHLYHIGAVYIGGFFGVATLLGMIILTSRRFTIKNVRRLSSASDLIVNSLLLFIVFMGMYSTIVTNAVQPEFDYRETISVWFRGLFMFRPDPSLMESVPFSFKLHILSGFAIFAFWPFTRLVHVWSVPLNYVGRSYILYRRNKSN, encoded by the coding sequence ATGAATATGTTTGCTCAGTTTCTATGGGTTATTTTCCCTTACATTTGTATGGTGGTCTTTATCGGCGGACATATCTTCCGCTACCGCAAGGATCAGTTTAACTGGACGGCGAAATCCAGTGAATTCATTGAAAAGAAACAGCTGAAATATGGAAGTATCTTATTCCATCTTGGGATTATTCCGGTCATTTTTGGCCATGTCGGCGGTCTCGCCATACCGAAGTCATGGATGGAGGCAATCGGTGTCAATGAACATCTTTACCACATAGGCGCGGTGTATATTGGCGGATTTTTCGGAGTAGCCACGTTGCTGGGGATGATCATTCTGACCTCCCGCCGCTTTACGATCAAGAATGTCCGCCGGCTCAGCAGTGCCTCCGATTTGATTGTCAATTCACTGCTGCTCTTTATCGTCTTTATGGGAATGTACTCCACAATCGTAACCAATGCCGTACAGCCCGAGTTTGATTACCGTGAGACGATTTCCGTCTGGTTCCGGGGCCTCTTCATGTTCAGACCGGATCCGTCACTTATGGAAAGTGTGCCGTTTTCCTTCAAGCTGCACATCCTGTCCGGCTTTGCCATTTTTGCCTTTTGGCCGTTCACCCGCTTAGTCCATGTATGGAGTGTTCCATTGAATTATGTAGGCAGAAGTTATATTCTATACAGAAGAAATAAATCGAATTAA
- a CDS encoding response regulator, with protein MKIVIADDHAIVRSGFSMILNFQDDIEVIGAAADGREAYAMVAKFRPDILIMDLSMPPGESGLIATGKIKEDYPDTKILILTMHDDEEYLFHVLKNGASGYVLKSAPDEELLLAIRTIYEGGTYIHPKMATSLVREFIKKDKTVSTEDLFELLSKRELEILPLIAKGYGNKEIAEKLFISVKTVEAHKAKIMEKLNLKSRPELVEYALRKKMLDF; from the coding sequence ATGAAGATCGTCATTGCAGACGACCATGCGATAGTACGCAGCGGATTCTCCATGATCCTGAATTTTCAGGATGATATTGAAGTGATCGGAGCGGCGGCAGACGGAAGAGAAGCTTATGCCATGGTAGCCAAATTCCGGCCGGATATTCTGATCATGGATCTGAGCATGCCGCCGGGAGAAAGCGGACTGATTGCGACAGGCAAGATTAAAGAGGATTACCCGGATACCAAAATCCTGATTCTGACGATGCATGATGATGAGGAATACTTATTCCATGTACTCAAGAACGGAGCTTCCGGATATGTCCTCAAAAGCGCGCCGGACGAGGAGCTATTGCTGGCCATTCGGACCATTTATGAAGGCGGCACCTATATTCATCCCAAGATGGCGACTTCTCTAGTCCGTGAGTTCATCAAAAAGGATAAGACCGTCAGCACAGAAGACCTGTTCGAACTGTTGTCGAAACGGGAACTGGAGATTCTACCGCTCATCGCCAAGGGATACGGCAACAAGGAAATTGCTGAGAAGCTGTTCATCTCCGTCAAAACAGTTGAAGCCCACAAAGCTAAAATCATGGAGAAATTAAATCTTAAAAGCCGGCCTGAGCTGGTTGAATATGCATTAAGGAAAAAAATGCTGGATTTCTAA
- the narJ gene encoding nitrate reductase molybdenum cofactor assembly chaperone translates to MIDLIKLYDYKQSFGYFALQLMYPEKLDFHPAFLEEAFSSGHPGYAHVHTYWSLMQNFSLEEIQESYAATFDFQKDCALYMTYFKFEDAKERGQMLAKLKLLYEMFGLQMPEGELPDYLPLMCEFLYAAEWLEDPSAPENFGMLIAILEDGTYHLLKALDKNKSPYFHLVKGLRETFKACARQEAPSQ, encoded by the coding sequence GTGATTGATCTGATCAAATTGTACGATTACAAGCAATCCTTCGGATATTTCGCCCTGCAGCTTATGTACCCGGAGAAGCTGGATTTTCATCCGGCTTTTCTGGAAGAGGCGTTCAGCAGCGGCCACCCGGGTTACGCCCATGTGCACACCTACTGGTCACTGATGCAAAACTTCAGCCTGGAAGAGATTCAGGAGAGTTATGCGGCCACTTTTGATTTCCAGAAAGACTGCGCCCTGTACATGACCTATTTTAAATTTGAAGATGCCAAAGAACGCGGACAGATGCTGGCCAAACTGAAGCTATTATACGAAATGTTCGGGCTGCAAATGCCGGAAGGGGAGCTGCCCGATTATCTTCCGCTGATGTGTGAGTTTCTGTATGCTGCAGAATGGCTTGAAGATCCGTCAGCGCCTGAGAATTTCGGGATGCTGATTGCGATTCTTGAGGATGGCACCTATCATCTGCTCAAGGCACTTGATAAGAATAAAAGTCCCTATTTCCACCTGGTGAAGGGATTGCGTGAAACATTTAAAGCTTGTGCCCGACAGGAGGCCCCCAGTCAATGA
- a CDS encoding MFS transporter: protein MIKKMQLPLQTLNLILGFMVWVIISSLMPFISEDISIPPGKLAMVTAIPVVLGSILRIPLGYYANILGARIIFMTSFILLLFPVYFISEASTMTHLIIGGTFLGVGGAVFSVGVTSLPKYFPKEKHGLVNGVYGIGNIGTAVTTFSAPFVAAQIGWSPTVKMYLILLLIFIALNFFFGDRHEPKMKTPIIEQIKGVAKNEKLWLFSLFYFITFGSFVAFTIYLPNFLVSNFGLEKVDAGMRTAGFIAVATFFRPVGGWLGDKFQPLFLLIGTFSIYTVAAIILAFMPSMGLYTAGCLAIAVSAGIGNGVIFKLMPLYFNKQAGITNGIVSMMGGLGGFFPPIMLSLIYSVTGQYSIGFMLLSQVALASLVLVVWLYYQDRLALTSEVFNSTGQGILVTDVSGLIKTVNPAFTKLTGFTEEEVLGKQPSILKSGRQSKDFYSGMWSEIRAKGMWQGEIWNRRKNGEEYLQWLNISAVKDETGEDVRYVGTFSDITQK, encoded by the coding sequence ATGATTAAAAAAATGCAGTTGCCGCTACAAACATTAAACTTGATTCTCGGATTCATGGTATGGGTTATTATTTCCTCCCTGATGCCTTTTATTTCCGAAGACATCAGCATTCCACCCGGGAAATTGGCGATGGTCACCGCAATTCCGGTTGTCCTGGGTTCGATTCTAAGAATTCCGCTTGGCTATTATGCAAATATTTTAGGAGCACGGATTATCTTTATGACCAGCTTTATTCTGCTCTTGTTTCCGGTCTACTTTATTAGTGAAGCTTCTACAATGACTCATTTAATTATTGGAGGAACTTTTCTTGGAGTTGGCGGGGCTGTATTCTCAGTAGGGGTTACTTCACTGCCTAAGTATTTTCCTAAAGAAAAACATGGTTTGGTAAACGGGGTTTACGGAATAGGCAATATCGGAACTGCCGTCACAACCTTCTCGGCCCCGTTCGTAGCCGCACAAATCGGCTGGTCACCGACTGTGAAGATGTACTTGATTCTTTTACTTATCTTTATTGCATTGAATTTCTTTTTCGGGGACCGGCACGAACCCAAGATGAAAACACCAATCATCGAGCAAATCAAAGGTGTTGCCAAAAATGAGAAGCTCTGGCTGTTCTCGCTGTTCTACTTTATTACCTTCGGGTCTTTTGTAGCGTTTACGATTTATTTGCCGAACTTCCTGGTCTCCAATTTTGGACTGGAAAAGGTGGATGCAGGCATGCGCACAGCCGGCTTCATCGCAGTTGCTACCTTTTTCAGGCCGGTAGGTGGCTGGCTCGGCGACAAATTCCAGCCTTTGTTCCTGCTGATTGGCACATTCAGTATCTATACGGTTGCAGCGATTATTCTTGCATTTATGCCTTCCATGGGTCTGTATACAGCGGGCTGCCTTGCCATTGCGGTAAGTGCGGGAATCGGAAACGGTGTTATTTTCAAATTGATGCCTTTGTACTTTAATAAGCAGGCAGGAATTACCAACGGGATTGTGTCAATGATGGGTGGTCTTGGCGGCTTTTTTCCGCCGATTATGCTGTCGTTGATTTATTCGGTCACAGGTCAATATTCCATTGGATTCATGCTGCTCTCGCAGGTGGCCCTAGCCAGTCTGGTGCTGGTGGTATGGCTGTATTATCAGGATCGGCTTGCGCTTACCTCTGAAGTGTTCAACTCGACCGGACAGGGGATTCTGGTAACCGATGTATCAGGACTTATTAAAACCGTGAATCCGGCATTTACGAAGCTCACGGGCTTCACTGAAGAAGAAGTACTCGGCAAACAGCCCAGCATCCTGAAGTCAGGCCGCCAATCCAAGGATTTCTACAGCGGCATGTGGAGTGAAATCAGGGCGAAGGGGATGTGGCAGGGCGAAATCTGGAATCGACGCAAAAATGGTGAGGAATATTTGCAGTGGCTAAATATCAGCGCTGTTAAAGACGAGACAGGCGAAGATGTTCGCTATGTGGGCACGTTTAGCGATATCACGCAGAAGTAA
- the narH gene encoding nitrate reductase subunit beta, with the protein MKIKAQVAMVMNLDKCIGCHTCSVTCKTTWTNRKGAEYMWFNNVETKPGIGYPKRWEDQELYKGGWKLRKGKLELKSGNKLSKIALGKIFYNPDMPEMKDYYEPWTYNYEHLTNAGEQKHSPVARAHSAVTGEKMDLEWGPNWEDDLAGAHVTGPLDPNIQKIEEEIKFNFEKSFMIYLPRLCEHCLNPSCVASCPSGAMYKRDEDGIVLVDQEACRGWRYCMTGCPYKKVYFNWQTNKAEKCTFCFPRVEAGLPTVCSETCTGRIRYLGVLLYDADKVLDAASTPDEKDLYKAQCDLFMNPHDPEVIAQARKDGISEDWLEAAQNSPVYKLAIEHKLAFPLHPEYRTLPMVWYVPPLSPIMNYFEGKDSLKNPDQIFPAIEEMRTPIQYLANMLTAGDTQTVKEALQRMAMMRSYMRAKSTAQEFDLSRLERVGMTAHQTEQMYRLLAIAKYEDRFVIPTSHREQHMNPYRAQGSTGYGNSMGDMGSGSGCDGCGPASAAGTTMKNGKEMYEENFYGGIWRD; encoded by the coding sequence TTGAAAATTAAAGCGCAAGTAGCGATGGTAATGAATCTGGACAAATGCATTGGCTGCCACACATGCAGTGTCACCTGCAAGACAACCTGGACTAACCGTAAAGGCGCGGAATATATGTGGTTCAACAACGTTGAAACAAAGCCGGGGATCGGCTATCCGAAACGTTGGGAAGACCAGGAGCTCTATAAAGGCGGCTGGAAGCTGCGTAAAGGAAAGCTGGAGCTGAAGTCAGGCAATAAGCTGTCCAAGATCGCGCTCGGCAAAATCTTCTACAATCCAGACATGCCGGAAATGAAGGATTACTATGAGCCGTGGACTTACAATTACGAACATTTGACGAATGCAGGTGAACAAAAACATTCCCCGGTTGCACGGGCACATTCGGCGGTAACGGGTGAGAAGATGGATCTGGAATGGGGGCCGAACTGGGAAGATGATCTCGCGGGAGCGCATGTAACCGGACCGCTGGATCCGAACATCCAGAAAATTGAGGAAGAGATCAAATTCAACTTCGAAAAATCCTTTATGATCTATCTGCCCCGCCTTTGTGAACACTGCCTTAATCCGAGTTGTGTCGCGTCCTGTCCTTCCGGTGCGATGTACAAACGGGATGAAGACGGAATTGTGCTCGTCGACCAGGAAGCCTGCCGCGGCTGGAGATATTGCATGACTGGCTGTCCGTATAAGAAGGTGTACTTCAACTGGCAGACCAACAAGGCGGAGAAATGTACCTTCTGCTTCCCTCGCGTGGAAGCGGGCTTGCCAACGGTCTGCTCCGAGACTTGTACCGGCCGGATTCGCTATTTGGGCGTTCTGCTGTATGACGCCGACAAAGTCCTTGATGCCGCTTCGACGCCGGACGAGAAGGACCTGTACAAAGCACAATGTGATCTGTTTATGAATCCGCATGATCCGGAAGTGATCGCCCAGGCAAGAAAAGACGGCATTTCGGAAGACTGGCTGGAGGCAGCCCAGAACTCCCCGGTTTACAAGCTTGCCATCGAGCACAAGCTGGCATTCCCGCTTCATCCGGAATACCGGACGCTGCCAATGGTTTGGTATGTGCCGCCGCTTAGTCCGATCATGAATTATTTTGAAGGAAAAGATTCGCTGAAGAATCCGGATCAGATCTTCCCGGCTATCGAAGAAATGCGCACTCCGATCCAGTATTTGGCCAACATGCTGACTGCAGGTGACACGCAGACGGTCAAAGAAGCCTTGCAGCGGATGGCAATGATGCGCTCATATATGCGCGCCAAATCCACAGCTCAGGAATTCGACCTAAGCCGTCTGGAACGTGTAGGCATGACTGCACATCAGACGGAACAGATGTACCGGCTGCTCGCCATCGCCAAATATGAAGACCGCTTTGTGATTCCGACTTCCCACAGAGAACAGCATATGAACCCTTATCGTGCCCAAGGTTCGACCGGCTATGGCAATAGCATGGGAGATATGGGCTCCGGCTCCGGCTGTGACGGCTGCGGCCCGGCCAGTGCTGCAGGAACCACGATGAAGAACGGCAAGGAAATGTATGAAGAGAACTTCTACGGAGGGATTTGGCGTGATTGA
- a CDS encoding hemerythrin domain-containing protein: MPDFAELQFTTPAMRILENEHRYLSFLMEEWHAIVLWFEQETISVEEGRTRLQELRKGVLDFTGPLKKHIAKEEIHFFPLLGTYIGFEQGPLVGIQEEHSEIDGYIGHFLHHTNSGIELMLLEEIREAVRYAGEAFEVLTVHFVKEEAVIFPMAENQMNTLDKERLCQKLNTLIT, encoded by the coding sequence GTGCCGGATTTTGCAGAATTGCAGTTTACAACACCCGCCATGCGCATTCTTGAGAACGAACACCGTTATCTGTCTTTTCTTATGGAAGAATGGCATGCCATCGTGCTTTGGTTTGAACAGGAAACGATAAGTGTGGAAGAAGGCAGGACACGGCTTCAAGAGCTGCGTAAAGGGGTCCTCGATTTTACCGGTCCGCTGAAGAAGCATATAGCGAAGGAAGAAATACATTTTTTCCCGCTGTTGGGTACTTATATCGGTTTTGAACAAGGGCCGCTTGTCGGTATCCAGGAGGAACACAGCGAAATTGACGGATATATCGGCCATTTCCTGCATCACACGAATAGCGGGATAGAGCTGATGTTACTTGAAGAGATCCGTGAAGCTGTGAGATATGCCGGTGAAGCTTTTGAAGTATTGACTGTGCACTTTGTGAAAGAAGAGGCTGTCATATTCCCGATGGCCGAAAATCAGATGAATACCTTGGACAAAGAGCGGTTATGCCAGAAACTAAATACGCTCATCACCTGA
- a CDS encoding nitrate reductase subunit alpha yields the protein MKKKYGLNFFKPIESYSGNWSILEEKNRDWENMYRQRWSHDKVVRTTHGVNCTGSCSWKVFVKNGIITWENQQIDYPSCGPDMPEFEPRGCPRGATFSWYEYSPLRVKYPYVRGKLWRLWQTALSEHDNYVDAWASIVEDPAKADLYKKARGKGGHIRVGWNDVLHLISAQLIYTIRKYGPDRIAGFTPIPAMSMVSYASGARFISLLGGQMLSFYDWYADLPPASPQIWGEQTDVPESSDWYNAGYLMMWGSNVPLTRTPDAHFMTEVRYKGTKVVSVAPDLAENVKFADNWLAPNPGTDAALAQAMTHVILNEFYNERQEPMFLNYAKQYTDMPFLILLDTHEDALKGGRFLRASDLGETSQHSDWKPVIFDESASEFIVPNGTMGQRWEEGKQWNLILEREDGSKVEPALSIEGHGEKWTEIVFPYFDNAGNGTFRRMIPVKTIQLADGTEQVVATVYDLMMSQYGIARTASPLNAKDYTDEFSLYTPAWQEKITSVKSSVVVQIAREFAQNAIDTGGRSMIIMGAGINHWFNSDTIYRSILNLVMLTASQGVNGGGWAHYVGQEKCRPIEGWSTIAFAKDWQGASRQQNATSFFYFATEQWRYEESGTDSLKSPTGGEVAYQHPADYNVLAARLGWLPSFPQFNKNSLLFAEEAAQQGKKSNAEIISHTLEEIKSRKTRFAVEDPGAPENFPRSLFIWRSNLISSSAKGQEYFMKHLLGASDGLLAEPNEEQKPEEIIWREDVEGKLDLMVALDFRMTTTPLYADIVLPAATWYEKTDLSSTDMHPFVHPFNPAVNPLWESRSDWDIYRQLAEVFSEMAKSHLPGVYKDLVSTPLGHDSVSEISQPMGLVKDWAKGEIEAIPGKTMPNLSIVERDYTQIHDKYISLGPNLATGKAGAHGISFSVAEEYEELKQISGVHFDDSIKNGLPKLQTARQAADTILHLSSATNGRVSQKAYAQAEKDSGVELRDISADRAAEKITFQSITAQPREVIPTPVFSGSNKQGRRYSPFTTNIERLVPFRTLTGRQHFYIDHEIFLQFGESLPVYKPTLPPMVFGPRDKAVKGGQDSLVLRYLTPHGKWNIHSTYQDNQHMLTLFRGGPTVWINNEDAEAHQISDNDWLEVYNRNGVVTARAVVSHRMPRGTMFMYHAQDKHIQVPGSEITDTRGGSHNAPTRIHLKPTQMVGGYAQLSYGFNYYGPIGNQRDVYVAVRKMKEVNWLEN from the coding sequence TACCTGGGAGAACCAGCAGATTGATTATCCTTCCTGCGGGCCGGATATGCCGGAATTCGAACCGCGCGGCTGTCCCCGTGGAGCTACATTTTCGTGGTACGAATACAGTCCTCTGCGCGTGAAGTATCCCTATGTTAGAGGGAAGCTGTGGCGTCTGTGGCAAACGGCGCTGTCCGAGCATGACAATTACGTCGATGCATGGGCCAGCATTGTAGAAGATCCTGCGAAGGCTGACCTTTACAAGAAGGCCCGCGGCAAAGGCGGTCATATCCGAGTGGGATGGAACGATGTACTCCATCTCATTTCGGCACAACTGATTTATACCATTAGAAAATATGGTCCCGACCGGATTGCCGGCTTCACACCTATTCCGGCCATGTCGATGGTCAGCTATGCTTCGGGTGCGCGCTTCATCTCGCTCCTGGGCGGTCAAATGCTGAGCTTCTATGACTGGTACGCCGATCTTCCTCCGGCATCTCCGCAAATTTGGGGTGAGCAGACAGATGTGCCGGAATCTTCTGACTGGTACAATGCTGGCTATTTGATGATGTGGGGGTCCAATGTGCCGCTTACCCGGACACCGGATGCACACTTCATGACGGAAGTGCGGTATAAGGGAACCAAGGTAGTATCGGTGGCACCGGATCTCGCGGAAAACGTCAAATTCGCCGACAACTGGCTGGCGCCGAATCCCGGTACGGATGCCGCGCTCGCCCAGGCTATGACGCATGTAATTCTGAATGAGTTCTATAATGAGCGCCAGGAACCGATGTTCCTGAATTATGCCAAGCAATATACAGACATGCCTTTTCTGATTTTGCTGGACACGCATGAAGATGCCTTGAAAGGCGGACGTTTTCTCCGGGCGAGCGACCTCGGTGAGACATCGCAGCATTCAGACTGGAAACCGGTCATCTTTGATGAGTCAGCCAGTGAATTCATCGTTCCCAATGGGACCATGGGCCAGCGCTGGGAAGAAGGCAAGCAATGGAACCTGATCCTTGAACGTGAAGATGGAAGCAAAGTGGAGCCGGCGCTGAGCATTGAAGGTCATGGAGAAAAGTGGACAGAAATTGTATTCCCTTACTTCGATAATGCCGGTAACGGTACGTTCAGACGGATGATCCCGGTCAAAACAATCCAGCTGGCAGACGGTACAGAACAGGTTGTTGCGACTGTTTATGATTTGATGATGAGCCAGTACGGCATCGCTCGTACAGCCAGCCCGCTGAACGCCAAGGACTACACTGATGAATTCTCTCTTTACACGCCTGCCTGGCAGGAGAAAATTACGAGTGTGAAATCAAGTGTCGTTGTTCAAATTGCCCGTGAATTTGCCCAGAACGCGATTGATACGGGCGGACGTTCGATGATTATCATGGGGGCTGGGATCAATCACTGGTTCAACAGTGACACCATCTACCGTTCCATCTTGAATCTGGTGATGCTCACCGCTTCACAAGGTGTCAATGGCGGGGGCTGGGCGCATTATGTCGGTCAAGAGAAATGCCGCCCGATCGAAGGATGGTCAACTATTGCCTTTGCCAAAGACTGGCAGGGTGCGTCCCGTCAGCAAAATGCCACATCATTTTTCTACTTTGCAACTGAGCAATGGCGTTATGAGGAGAGCGGCACGGATTCGCTGAAATCGCCGACGGGCGGAGAGGTAGCTTATCAGCATCCGGCTGACTATAACGTGCTGGCTGCACGTCTCGGCTGGCTGCCGTCCTTTCCGCAGTTCAATAAGAACAGCCTGCTGTTCGCGGAAGAAGCTGCGCAGCAAGGCAAGAAGTCCAATGCCGAAATAATTAGCCACACTCTGGAAGAGATCAAATCGCGTAAAACCCGCTTTGCAGTGGAAGATCCGGGCGCTCCTGAGAACTTCCCGCGTTCACTGTTTATCTGGCGCTCGAACCTGATCTCAAGCTCCGCGAAAGGGCAGGAGTATTTCATGAAGCATTTGCTGGGAGCTTCCGACGGGCTGCTCGCCGAGCCGAATGAAGAGCAGAAGCCGGAGGAAATTATCTGGCGGGAAGATGTGGAAGGCAAGCTGGATCTGATGGTTGCCCTGGATTTCCGGATGACCACAACGCCGCTGTATGCGGATATTGTATTGCCTGCGGCCACCTGGTATGAGAAAACAGATCTGTCATCAACAGACATGCATCCCTTTGTTCACCCGTTCAATCCGGCTGTGAACCCGCTCTGGGAATCGCGTTCGGACTGGGATATTTACCGCCAGCTTGCGGAGGTTTTCTCCGAAATGGCGAAATCACATTTGCCTGGCGTCTACAAAGACCTTGTCTCAACACCTCTCGGCCATGACTCGGTAAGCGAGATTTCACAGCCTATGGGTCTTGTCAAAGACTGGGCCAAAGGCGAGATTGAAGCGATTCCGGGTAAAACAATGCCAAACCTAAGCATTGTAGAACGGGACTATACCCAAATACATGATAAATACATCTCGCTCGGACCCAACCTCGCAACCGGCAAAGCAGGGGCACATGGCATCAGCTTCTCTGTCGCCGAAGAATACGAGGAATTGAAGCAGATAAGCGGGGTTCATTTCGACGATTCAATCAAAAACGGACTGCCAAAACTTCAAACTGCCCGCCAGGCGGCAGATACGATCCTTCATCTGTCATCGGCTACCAATGGCCGTGTATCCCAGAAGGCTTACGCGCAAGCGGAGAAAGATTCGGGCGTTGAGCTCAGAGATATCTCGGCTGACCGGGCAGCAGAGAAGATTACGTTTCAAAGTATTACCGCTCAGCCGAGGGAAGTCATTCCCACACCGGTATTCAGCGGCTCGAACAAGCAGGGCCGCCGTTATTCGCCGTTCACAACCAATATCGAACGTCTTGTTCCTTTCCGCACTTTGACCGGAAGACAGCATTTCTATATTGACCATGAGATCTTCCTGCAGTTTGGAGAATCGCTGCCAGTCTATAAGCCCACCTTGCCGCCGATGGTCTTCGGACCGCGTGACAAGGCAGTGAAAGGCGGACAGGATTCGCTTGTTCTACGGTATTTGACACCGCATGGCAAGTGGAATATCCACTCTACCTACCAGGATAACCAGCACATGCTGACCTTGTTCCGCGGGGGTCCAACCGTATGGATCAATAATGAGGATGCCGAAGCGCATCAGATTTCCGATAATGACTGGCTGGAAGTATACAACCGCAACGGTGTCGTAACCGCACGCGCAGTCGTCAGCCACCGGATGCCGAGAGGCACCATGTTTATGTACCACGCCCAGGACAAGCATATTCAAGTACCAGGCTCTGAGATCACGGATACTCGCGGCGGAAGTCATAATGCTCCTACACGAATTCATTTGAAGCCTACTCAGATGGTGGGCGGATACGCACAGCTCAGCTACGGTTTCAACTACTATGGTCCAATCGGCAACCAGCGGGATGTCTACGTAGCCGTACGCAAAATGAAGGAGGTTAACTGGCTTGAAAATTAA